In Bacteroidales bacterium, the following proteins share a genomic window:
- a CDS encoding IS1182 family transposase, whose product MHYIQGTNRAEIKLFPEVENWVSENNPVRLIDLIIDKIVLSNPEDFIWKGQSNTGRKSYSPATMLKLFLYGYLNKIASSRRLEAETYRNIELMWLISELHPDHWAICEYRRENKEHIRFVTIEFRRFLKAEGYIDGKEVATDGSKFKAYAAKEMLSLKKIKKRLENLNEKLEKYLEEFKHADTTDELSEEFTDNFEGTEINKALIDKIADLQEQVSKLTSQKERLENAGKNYLAPNDPDANLMKSRDGWIPGYNGQTVIDKKNRMIATGEISTEANDINELKNNVDNLKEQLDIEPEVVEADKGYANLNEIKEIEENSNTKCYVPIPENKKEKDDKTNGITFSYDEENDEYECSQGKKLKLKQRNKKKDNCIYDVYQCNDCAKCPLKKECTKSKKGRMIHRNKNQDWIDKYKKRMKSTKAKEKNKERKTIVEHPFGTIKWIMGKLHFLLTGKEKVQIEFDLYATVYNFKRLINIDNMELLLQKAENYAWKRA is encoded by the coding sequence ATGCATTATATTCAAGGAACAAACAGAGCAGAAATTAAGCTTTTTCCGGAAGTTGAAAACTGGGTAAGTGAAAATAATCCTGTCAGATTAATTGATTTGATAATTGACAAAATTGTTCTTTCAAATCCGGAAGATTTTATTTGGAAAGGACAATCAAATACAGGACGAAAATCATATTCCCCGGCAACAATGTTAAAGCTTTTTTTATACGGATATTTAAACAAAATTGCAAGCAGTCGCAGGTTAGAAGCAGAGACATACAGAAATATTGAATTGATGTGGCTTATCAGCGAACTTCATCCCGATCATTGGGCAATCTGTGAATATCGCAGAGAAAACAAAGAACACATACGATTTGTAACTATTGAATTCAGAAGGTTCTTAAAAGCCGAAGGTTATATCGACGGAAAAGAAGTTGCAACAGACGGCAGTAAATTCAAGGCGTACGCAGCAAAAGAAATGTTATCATTAAAAAAGATAAAAAAAAGATTAGAGAATCTAAACGAAAAATTAGAAAAATACCTTGAAGAATTCAAACATGCAGATACAACAGATGAACTTTCGGAAGAGTTTACCGATAATTTTGAAGGAACTGAAATAAATAAAGCCCTTATTGACAAAATTGCTGATTTACAAGAACAAGTATCAAAACTCACATCTCAAAAAGAGCGATTGGAAAATGCCGGTAAAAACTATCTTGCACCGAATGACCCTGATGCAAATTTGATGAAAAGCAGAGATGGTTGGATACCGGGCTATAACGGACAGACAGTTATTGATAAAAAAAATCGAATGATTGCAACAGGCGAAATATCAACAGAAGCAAATGATATAAATGAATTAAAAAATAATGTTGATAATTTAAAAGAGCAATTAGATATAGAACCGGAAGTTGTTGAAGCAGACAAAGGATATGCAAATCTCAATGAAATAAAAGAAATTGAAGAAAATTCAAACACAAAATGCTATGTTCCCATACCTGAAAATAAAAAGGAAAAAGATGATAAAACAAACGGAATTACCTTTTCTTATGATGAAGAAAATGATGAATATGAATGTTCTCAAGGGAAAAAATTAAAATTGAAACAAAGAAATAAAAAAAAGGATAATTGTATTTATGATGTATATCAATGTAATGATTGTGCAAAATGCCCTTTAAAAAAAGAGTGTACGAAATCAAAAAAAGGAAGAATGATTCACAGGAATAAAAATCAAGATTGGATTGATAAGTATAAAAAACGAATGAAAAGTACAAAAGCCAAAGAAAAAAATAAAGAGCGTAAAACAATAGTAGAGCATCCTTTCGGAACAATAAAATGGATAATGGGCAAATTGCATTTTCTGTTAACCGGAAAAGAGAAAGTTCAAATAGAATTTGACTTGTATGCAACAGTATATAACTTTAAAAGATTGATAAATATTGATAATATGGAGTTATTACTCCAAAAAGCAGAAAATTATGCATGGAAAAGGGCATAA
- a CDS encoding carboxypeptidase-like regulatory domain-containing protein — MKHLFLIIIIIIQYYSYAQNHIIYGKVTDERGGSLQGVYVSLEKTSISTTTILDGSYRILLPPEKSYVLTFSYIGMDEQKVIISETTKLPLIIKLKDSGLKTDIEMQNYYINSKIRSFQFLFNIESFDADFKEFSEFSQNDITIFNDIRNLANVGFGGYYDNIYGSFLYGNNAASSINETDSIKTSIELRKIMFNFGYAFPSVHRRFILTPYISLQRLACKYFTFEDKEKVSLIKYLQTQYYNINFIQYFGIIGTDFEVKLFTLKDLYLYCPFYFTLGTGYLLKLSKKPKIKATNNILNSQSNIIYKNVFFQIGMRIHFKFY; from the coding sequence ATGAAGCATTTATTTTTGATTATTATTATTATTATTCAATACTATTCTTATGCACAAAACCATATTATTTATGGTAAAGTTACTGATGAAAGAGGTGGTAGTTTACAGGGAGTGTATGTTTCATTAGAAAAAACTTCGATCAGCACTACTACAATTTTAGACGGCAGTTACAGAATTCTATTACCGCCAGAAAAATCATATGTTTTAACCTTTTCATATATCGGAATGGATGAACAGAAAGTAATAATCAGTGAAACTACAAAATTACCTTTGATTATTAAGTTGAAGGATTCAGGATTAAAAACTGATATTGAAATGCAAAATTATTATATAAATTCAAAAATCAGATCATTTCAATTTCTATTTAATATTGAAAGTTTTGATGCTGATTTTAAAGAATTTAGCGAGTTTAGCCAAAATGACATTACTATATTCAATGATATTAGAAATCTTGCTAATGTTGGATTTGGCGGTTATTATGATAACATCTACGGATCATTTCTATATGGGAATAATGCTGCTTCAAGTATTAATGAAACTGATTCAATAAAAACTTCAATTGAGCTTCGTAAAATTATGTTTAATTTTGGTTATGCTTTCCCTTCTGTACACAGGCGTTTTATTTTAACTCCTTATATTTCTCTCCAAAGACTTGCTTGTAAGTATTTTACATTTGAGGATAAGGAAAAAGTTTCTTTAATCAAATATTTACAAACACAATATTACAATATTAATTTCATACAGTATTTTGGTATTATCGGGACTGATTTTGAAGTAAAATTGTTTACTTTGAAAGACCTGTATTTATATTGCCCGTTTTATTTTACTTTAGGTACAGGGTATTTATTAAAGTTATCAAAGAAGCCAAAAATTAAAGCAACAAATAATATTTTAAATTCGCAAAGTAATATTATCTATAAAAACGTGTTTTTTCAAATAGGTATGAGAATTCATTTTAAATTTTATTAA
- a CDS encoding DEAD/DEAH box helicase, producing MQKLIIAIKEHTVFGYVFAAFFTKRKNKFFIEITENVSLMHSENQSDKFNEQEKAILKTIDSFSDQNLTKIFGKKKKTNEFLKTVSKDDIQKRIRPFIEKRLYSVIEKLKEYDIDLYIKKDKFNTLHNEDIIALFKEPASTVFNIEKEENGTKYYLSIKHKGIKINLNGKKGLIISNEPCSLLLDNNLYLFEDIDGKKLLPFFEKTHIFVPKSAEKKWFEAFAVKAIKKYEVNAVGFSIEEKLFPPKAKLVLEKDWKGEYTFVLYFQYGNDVYSAGKRLETKLDFDEANFIFVKSIRNKAWENKIVKHISNTGLISQLDNNYKLTKDGLEKKEQRYQTIVWIRKNIKKITNAGIQFEQNLYKREYFTQDISLDIKTEQKKDWFDIYGTVKFGEFEIPFIKLKDNILSENREFILPDKTIAIIPEEWFAKYSEVFMFGKKSHDKLQLRKIHFEAIQNAEIKGIDAGFKENIKKLLQFNDFEVELPKDIKAELRPYQKDGFKWLYFLQQNNFGGCLADDMGLGKTVQTITLLQKTIEDRKSNQKNSIKSKSDESQLSIFGQTEKEVESEKKPSLIVMPVSIIHNWENEIKRFAPKLKVTKYRGNNRHKKIEKFGNYDVILAGYATVRNDIELLQKIELLYVILDESQFIKNSNSKTYKAVLKLDSEYKLVLTGTPVENSLSDLWSQMNFINSGMLGDKNFFIQTFQNPVEKGHDELQGQKLKNIINPFILRRTKNEVAKDLPPLTEQIVYCGLDDEQKSFYETEKSKMRNKFIEMIETGKKKSLSFEILSALNKLRQISNHPVMIDEKYKGESGKYNEILRSIESLTSENHKVLIFSSFVKHLNLFAEYFNNENIKYSMLTGKTKNREEVISEFQSVNENKIFLISIKAGGTGLNLTEADYVFIIDPWWNPAVEKQAVNRAHRIGQDKKVMVYRYISKNTIEEKIIKLQEKKTQLAETFINSNNPLSDLSEDKIIELFE from the coding sequence ATGCAAAAATTAATCATAGCAATTAAGGAACACACAGTTTTCGGGTATGTTTTTGCAGCTTTTTTTACCAAACGAAAGAATAAATTTTTTATTGAGATTACCGAAAATGTATCTTTAATGCATTCCGAAAATCAATCTGATAAGTTTAACGAACAAGAAAAGGCAATTTTAAAAACCATTGACAGTTTTTCGGATCAAAATTTGACCAAAATTTTCGGGAAAAAGAAAAAGACAAACGAATTTCTTAAAACTGTTTCAAAAGATGATATTCAAAAAAGAATCAGACCCTTTATTGAAAAACGCCTGTATTCCGTTATTGAGAAACTTAAAGAATACGATATTGATTTATATATTAAAAAAGATAAATTCAATACATTACATAATGAAGATATAATTGCATTATTTAAAGAGCCTGCTTCTACCGTTTTTAATATTGAAAAAGAAGAAAACGGAACAAAGTATTATTTATCAATTAAACATAAGGGCATAAAAATTAATTTAAACGGAAAGAAAGGATTAATTATAAGCAATGAGCCTTGCAGTTTGTTATTAGATAATAATTTGTATTTATTTGAAGATATTGACGGAAAAAAACTCCTTCCTTTTTTTGAAAAGACTCATATCTTTGTGCCGAAATCTGCAGAAAAAAAATGGTTTGAAGCTTTTGCCGTAAAAGCCATAAAAAAATATGAGGTTAATGCCGTAGGATTTTCCATAGAGGAAAAATTATTTCCGCCTAAAGCCAAATTAGTTCTCGAAAAAGACTGGAAAGGGGAATATACTTTTGTGCTTTATTTTCAATACGGGAATGATGTGTACAGTGCCGGAAAAAGACTTGAAACGAAATTGGATTTTGATGAAGCGAATTTCATTTTTGTAAAGAGTATCAGAAATAAAGCATGGGAAAATAAAATTGTTAAGCATATATCAAACACAGGATTAATAAGTCAGCTTGATAATAATTACAAACTTACTAAAGACGGACTTGAAAAAAAAGAACAGAGATATCAAACAATTGTATGGATAAGAAAAAATATAAAGAAAATTACAAATGCCGGAATTCAATTTGAACAAAATCTTTATAAGCGTGAATATTTTACCCAAGATATATCTTTAGATATTAAGACAGAACAAAAAAAAGATTGGTTTGATATATACGGAACAGTTAAGTTCGGCGAATTTGAAATCCCTTTTATTAAGTTGAAAGATAATATTTTAAGTGAAAACCGTGAGTTTATTTTGCCCGATAAAACCATTGCGATTATTCCTGAAGAATGGTTTGCAAAATATTCAGAGGTGTTTATGTTTGGTAAAAAAAGTCATGATAAATTACAGTTAAGAAAAATACATTTTGAAGCAATACAAAATGCCGAAATTAAAGGTATTGATGCCGGCTTTAAAGAAAATATTAAAAAACTGCTACAGTTTAATGATTTTGAAGTTGAGCTTCCGAAAGATATAAAGGCTGAATTAAGACCTTATCAAAAAGACGGTTTTAAATGGCTGTATTTTCTGCAACAAAATAATTTCGGCGGATGCTTGGCAGATGATATGGGATTGGGAAAAACCGTGCAAACAATCACCTTGTTACAAAAAACTATTGAAGACAGAAAATCTAATCAAAAAAATTCGATTAAAAGCAAATCTGATGAATCTCAATTAAGTATATTCGGGCAAACTGAAAAAGAAGTTGAGTCCGAAAAAAAACCAAGTTTGATTGTTATGCCGGTATCCATAATTCATAACTGGGAAAATGAAATCAAACGTTTTGCTCCCAAATTAAAAGTTACTAAATACAGGGGAAATAACAGGCATAAAAAGATTGAAAAATTCGGGAATTATGATGTTATTCTTGCAGGATATGCAACTGTAAGAAACGATATTGAACTTCTTCAAAAAATTGAATTATTATATGTGATATTAGATGAGAGCCAGTTTATTAAAAATTCAAATTCTAAAACCTATAAAGCTGTTTTGAAATTAGATTCTGAATATAAACTTGTCTTAACCGGCACACCTGTCGAAAATTCATTATCTGATCTTTGGTCGCAAATGAATTTCATAAATAGCGGGATGTTGGGTGATAAGAATTTTTTTATTCAAACTTTTCAAAACCCTGTTGAAAAGGGACATGATGAATTGCAAGGACAGAAGTTGAAGAATATAATTAATCCGTTTATTTTAAGACGAACAAAAAACGAAGTTGCAAAAGACTTACCGCCTTTAACAGAGCAAATTGTTTACTGTGGATTAGATGATGAACAAAAATCTTTCTACGAAACTGAGAAATCTAAAATGAGAAATAAATTCATAGAGATGATTGAAACCGGAAAAAAGAAATCATTATCGTTTGAGATTTTAAGTGCGTTGAATAAATTAAGACAAATATCTAATCATCCGGTTATGATTGATGAAAAATACAAAGGCGAATCGGGTAAGTATAACGAGATTTTAAGAAGCATTGAAAGTTTAACTTCTGAAAATCATAAAGTTTTAATCTTCTCATCTTTTGTGAAGCATCTGAATTTATTTGCGGAATATTTTAATAATGAAAATATAAAATATTCTATGTTGACAGGAAAAACCAAGAATAGGGAAGAGGTAATTTCCGAATTTCAAAGTGTTAATGAAAACAAGATATTTTTAATTTCAATAAAAGCCGGCGGAACCGGTTTGAATTTAACGGAAGCCGATTATGTTTTTATAATTGATCCTTGGTGGAATCCTGCCGTTGAAAAACAAGCCGTAAACCGTGCTCATCGTATAGGACAAGATAAAAAAGTAATGGTTTACAGGTATATAAGTAAAAATACAATTGAAGAAAAGATTATTAAACTTCAAGAGAAAAAAACCCAATTAGCAGAAACTTTTATCAACAGTAATAATCCTTTAAGTGATTTATCTGAAGATAAAATAATTGAATTGTTTGAATAA